In the Aneurinibacillus soli genome, one interval contains:
- the rpoE gene encoding DNA-directed RNA polymerase subunit delta produces MPRREVLRVSNALNLEAEQLKEIAMVDLAYRLLTQTKKPTNYRELFNDLVEMKGMSKEQAMDIIAQVYTEINLDGRFICLGENMWGLKRWYLVETQEESAEGGFRGKFLLDDFDDDDDLDEEYDEVEETDLITTGDDEEDEDLDADFDEEEESDEEFSDEDDDEADSDEDDENLDM; encoded by the coding sequence ATGCCAAGAAGGGAAGTGCTCCGGGTGAGTAATGCGTTAAACCTTGAAGCAGAACAATTAAAAGAAATAGCGATGGTTGACCTTGCCTATCGTCTTCTTACACAAACGAAAAAACCAACGAATTATCGCGAGCTGTTTAATGACCTTGTTGAAATGAAAGGCATGTCCAAAGAACAGGCCATGGACATCATCGCGCAGGTGTACACAGAAATCAACCTGGATGGACGCTTCATCTGTCTCGGCGAAAACATGTGGGGTCTGAAGCGCTGGTACCTCGTTGAAACACAGGAAGAATCAGCAGAAGGTGGATTCCGCGGAAAATTCTTGCTGGATGATTTCGACGATGATGATGATCTGGATGAAGAATATGATGAGGTTGAGGAAACCGATCTTATTACAACTGGTGACGATGAAGAGGATGAAGATCTGGACGCTGATTTTGATGAAGAAGAGGAGTCAGATGAAGAGTTCAGTGACGAAGACGACGATGAAGCAGATTCTGATGAAGATGACGAAAATCTTGACATGTAA
- the fsa gene encoding fructose-6-phosphate aldolase has translation MKFFIDTANVNEIREVNEWGVLAGVTTNPSLVAKEGRDFEETLKEIIDIVDGPISAEVISLEVDGMIEEGEKLSSLSKNIVIKVPMTVEGLKAVKYFTKKKIKTNVTLVFSATQALLAARAGATYVSPFLGRLDDISHDGLQLISDISDIFTIHSIDTEIISASVRHPIHVVECAKLGADIATIPYATFKQMVKHPLTDHGIERFLADWEKAQQK, from the coding sequence ATGAAATTTTTTATCGATACGGCAAACGTAAATGAGATTCGTGAAGTAAACGAGTGGGGCGTACTGGCAGGTGTCACGACAAACCCGTCACTTGTTGCCAAGGAAGGCCGTGACTTTGAGGAAACACTGAAAGAAATCATCGATATTGTGGATGGACCGATTAGCGCCGAAGTCATTAGTCTTGAAGTGGACGGAATGATTGAAGAAGGCGAGAAGCTCTCCTCTCTTTCTAAAAATATTGTCATTAAAGTTCCAATGACGGTAGAAGGCTTGAAAGCCGTTAAATATTTTACAAAGAAAAAGATCAAAACGAATGTGACGCTTGTTTTCTCGGCGACACAGGCGCTTCTTGCGGCGCGTGCGGGCGCGACATACGTCTCTCCGTTCCTTGGCCGCCTCGATGATATTTCACATGATGGTCTGCAGCTCATCTCTGACATCTCTGATATTTTTACAATTCATAGCATTGATACAGAGATCATCTCGGCAAGCGTTCGTCATCCGATTCATGTTGTAGAATGTGCGAAGCTTGGCGCTGACATTGCAACCATCCCGTACGCAACTTTCAAACAAATGGTGAAACATCCGTTAACAGACCACGGAATTGAACGTTTTCTTGCAGATTGGGAAAAAGCGCAGCAAAAATAA
- a CDS encoding CTP synthase produces MAKYIFVTGGVVSSLGKGITAASLGRLLKNRGLQVTIQKFDPYINVDPGTMSPYQHGEVFVTEDGAETDLDLGHYERFIDINLNSNSNVTTGKIYSSVITKERRGDYLGGTVQVIPHITNEIKERVFRAGREANVDVVITEIGGTVGDIESLPFLEAIRQIKSDVGRDNVMYIHCTLMPYLKAAGELKTKPTQHSVKELRSLGIQPNVIVCRTEHSISQDMKDKLALFCDIDPKAVVECVDADSLYEVPLMLKDQGLDDYVCNHLNLTCPEADMTDWMKLLHKVKNLSHTTTIAMVGKYVALHDAYISIAEALYHAGYENDTDVKIEWVDAEEVYEHNVAEMLGHVDGILIPGGFGDRGVEGKIIATKYARENKVPFFGICLGMQVAVIEFARHVVGLQDANSSEINPATPYPVIDILPDQKDIENLGGTMRLGLYPCKVEKDTMAHAAYGEDLVYERHRHRYEFNNEYREQLQKAGLRVSGTSPDGRLVEVVEIPEHPWFLAGQFHPEFASRPNRPQPLFRDFVGAALQLKK; encoded by the coding sequence ATGGCAAAGTATATATTCGTAACAGGTGGGGTTGTATCCTCACTTGGCAAAGGGATTACAGCGGCGTCACTCGGTCGCCTTTTGAAGAACCGTGGGCTTCAGGTGACGATCCAAAAATTTGACCCGTATATTAACGTGGATCCGGGGACAATGAGCCCGTATCAGCATGGTGAAGTATTCGTAACGGAAGATGGAGCGGAAACGGACCTCGACCTTGGGCACTATGAACGTTTTATTGACATTAACCTGAATTCCAACAGCAACGTGACAACAGGTAAAATCTATTCTTCTGTTATCACAAAAGAGCGACGTGGTGATTATCTCGGTGGTACCGTTCAAGTTATTCCGCATATCACAAACGAAATCAAAGAGCGTGTTTTCCGTGCGGGACGTGAAGCGAATGTGGATGTAGTGATTACCGAGATTGGCGGTACAGTGGGCGATATCGAAAGCTTACCGTTCCTAGAAGCCATTCGCCAGATCAAAAGTGATGTGGGCCGTGATAATGTCATGTACATTCACTGTACACTCATGCCGTATCTGAAAGCTGCAGGCGAGCTGAAAACAAAGCCGACTCAGCATAGCGTAAAAGAACTGCGCAGCTTAGGTATTCAGCCAAACGTAATTGTTTGCCGTACTGAGCATTCAATCTCGCAGGATATGAAAGATAAGCTTGCATTATTCTGTGATATTGATCCAAAAGCGGTTGTGGAATGTGTTGATGCAGACTCCCTGTATGAAGTTCCACTTATGCTGAAAGATCAGGGGCTTGACGATTATGTATGCAATCATCTGAATCTCACATGTCCAGAAGCGGACATGACAGACTGGATGAAGCTTCTGCATAAAGTTAAAAACCTGTCTCACACTACAACGATCGCGATGGTTGGTAAATATGTAGCCCTGCATGACGCATACATCAGTATCGCAGAAGCACTGTACCATGCAGGTTATGAAAATGATACAGACGTTAAAATCGAATGGGTTGACGCCGAAGAAGTGTACGAGCATAACGTAGCTGAAATGCTTGGTCATGTAGATGGTATTCTCATTCCAGGTGGCTTCGGTGACCGTGGTGTGGAAGGGAAAATTATCGCAACGAAGTATGCGCGTGAAAACAAGGTTCCGTTCTTTGGTATTTGCCTTGGTATGCAGGTGGCAGTTATTGAGTTTGCGCGTCACGTGGTAGGCTTACAAGACGCGAATAGCTCGGAGATTAACCCAGCTACTCCGTACCCAGTTATCGACATTCTGCCTGATCAGAAAGACATTGAGAACCTCGGCGGCACCATGCGCCTCGGCCTGTATCCGTGTAAAGTGGAGAAAGACACTATGGCTCATGCTGCTTATGGCGAAGATCTCGTATATGAACGCCACCGCCATCGTTATGAGTTCAACAACGAGTACAGAGAGCAGCTTCAAAAAGCAGGTCTGCGCGTAAGTGGTACATCTCCGGATGGCCGATTGGTTGAAGTAGTAGAAATACCAGAACACCCTTGGTTCTTAGCGGGTCAGTTCCATCCGGAATTCGCATCCCGTCCGAACCGTCCACAGCCGCTGTTCCGTGACTTTGTTGGTGCGGCTTTACAACTGAAAAAGTAA
- the glpX gene encoding class II fructose-bisphosphatase gives MERSLTMELVRVTEAAALASARWMGRGQKDEADGAATSAMRAVFDTVPMQGTVVIGEGEMDEAPMLYIGEQLGQGGGPEVDIAVDPLEGTNIVAKGTWNAMTVLAVADRGNLLHAPDMYMDKIAVGPEAAGKIDIDAPIIDNLRAVARAKGKDISDLVACVMDRERHAKIIHEIREAGARIKLISDGDVAGAINTAFEHTGVDILFGIGGAPEGVIAAVALKCMGGDFQGRLVPGNEEELLRCKKMGLADPRQVLLLEDLVKGDDCIFAATGVTDGELIKGVRFSGTKATTQSLVMRAKSGTVRFIEGQHRLERKPEFVMKD, from the coding sequence ATGGAACGCAGTTTGACAATGGAATTAGTACGGGTAACAGAAGCGGCGGCGCTTGCGTCTGCACGCTGGATGGGACGCGGTCAGAAAGATGAAGCAGATGGTGCAGCTACAAGCGCGATGCGTGCGGTCTTTGATACAGTGCCGATGCAAGGAACAGTTGTAATCGGGGAAGGCGAAATGGATGAAGCCCCAATGCTCTATATCGGAGAACAGCTCGGTCAGGGCGGCGGCCCGGAAGTAGATATTGCGGTCGATCCACTTGAAGGCACGAATATTGTGGCCAAAGGCACATGGAACGCGATGACGGTACTTGCTGTAGCAGATCGTGGCAACTTATTGCATGCTCCGGATATGTACATGGACAAGATTGCTGTTGGTCCGGAAGCAGCAGGGAAAATTGACATCGACGCTCCAATCATCGACAATTTGCGTGCGGTAGCTAGAGCAAAAGGCAAAGATATTAGCGACCTCGTCGCATGCGTAATGGATCGGGAACGTCATGCGAAAATCATTCATGAAATTCGGGAAGCGGGTGCACGCATTAAGCTGATCTCAGATGGAGATGTAGCAGGGGCGATCAACACAGCATTTGAACATACAGGCGTGGACATCCTGTTCGGTATCGGTGGTGCTCCGGAAGGCGTAATCGCAGCGGTTGCTCTTAAATGCATGGGTGGGGACTTCCAGGGACGCCTTGTGCCAGGCAATGAAGAAGAGCTGCTACGCTGCAAGAAGATGGGACTTGCAGACCCGCGTCAGGTTCTTCTGCTCGAAGACCTCGTAAAAGGGGACGACTGCATTTTTGCGGCAACGGGCGTAACGGATGGAGAATTAATTAAGGGCGTTCGTTTTAGTGGAACGAAAGCAACGACACAATCGCTCGTTATGCGTGCGAAATCAGGCACGGTGCGCTTTATAGAAGGCCAGCATCGCCTTGAGAGAAAACCTGAATTTGTGATGAAAGACTAA
- the fba gene encoding class II fructose-1,6-bisphosphate aldolase yields the protein MPLVSMTDMLKKAVLGKYAVGQFNLNNLEFTQAILQAAQEENAPVILGVSEGAARYMGGFKLVVVMVEALMEEYNITVPVAIHLDHGSSFEKCMEAIHAGFTSVMIDGSHYPLEENIALTKRVIDVAHSLGISVEAELGRIGGQEDDLVVNDAEAMYAVPSECDQLVRETKVDCFAPALGSVHGPYKGKPNLGFDRMEEVMKLTGVPLVLHGGTGIPTDDIKRAISLGTAKINVNTENQIAASATVRKVLEEKPDVYDPRKYLGPARDTIKETVKAKIREFGSSNQA from the coding sequence ATGCCATTAGTTTCGATGACAGATATGTTGAAGAAGGCCGTACTCGGAAAATATGCGGTCGGCCAATTTAACCTGAATAACCTGGAGTTTACACAGGCAATTTTGCAGGCTGCACAGGAAGAAAATGCTCCTGTCATCCTTGGGGTAAGTGAAGGGGCAGCGCGGTATATGGGCGGCTTCAAGCTGGTCGTTGTTATGGTAGAAGCGCTAATGGAAGAATACAACATTACTGTTCCGGTTGCCATTCATCTCGACCATGGCTCTTCTTTTGAGAAATGTATGGAAGCGATCCATGCCGGATTTACATCTGTTATGATTGACGGATCACACTATCCGCTTGAAGAGAACATCGCGCTCACAAAGCGTGTGATTGATGTGGCTCATTCACTTGGAATTTCTGTAGAAGCGGAACTTGGCCGCATTGGTGGACAGGAAGATGATCTTGTCGTGAATGATGCAGAAGCGATGTATGCTGTTCCGTCTGAATGCGATCAACTCGTACGTGAGACGAAGGTAGATTGCTTTGCGCCAGCACTCGGTTCTGTACACGGTCCATACAAAGGCAAACCGAACCTTGGTTTTGACCGTATGGAAGAAGTGATGAAGCTGACAGGTGTTCCGCTCGTTCTGCACGGGGGTACAGGTATCCCAACAGATGATATCAAGCGTGCGATTTCACTTGGAACAGCCAAAATTAACGTAAATACAGAGAATCAGATCGCAGCTTCTGCGACTGTGCGCAAAGTTTTGGAAGAAAAACCGGATGTGTATGATCCGCGTAAATATCTCGGACCAGCACGCGACACGATCAAGGAAACGGTAAAAGCAAAGATCCGCGAATTCGGCAGCAGTAACCAGGCCTAG
- the icmF gene encoding fused isobutyryl-CoA mutase/GTPase IcmF, translating into METTIYRPKHNVRFVTAASLFDGHDASINIMRRILQAGGVEVIHLGHNRSVEEIVNAAIQEDAQGIAISSYQGGHVEYFKYIVDLLKEKNASHIKVFGGGGGVIVPAEIRELHEYGVAHIFSPDDGRTLGLQGMINSMIEQTDYPTPKEVEEEIENLKNKSWNAIGRLITLAEENVERKDKEVAATLEKVQEMTATVPVLGITGTGGAGKSSLTDELVRRYIEQFPDKTIAILSVDPSKQKTGGALLGDRIRMNAINSPRVYMRSLATRNSHSELSQAIDDAINIVKAAGYDFIIVETSGIGQGDANITKVCDLAMYVMTSEFGAPTQLEKIDMIDYANVIAINKFERRGSEDAQRDVKKQWKRSRNLFEMNDDDVPVYGTIASQFNDPGTNVLFVNLMRIVGEKTATEWPTTINISGDQKSKKNYIIPSDRIHYLAEIANTTRDYKKFTEQQVQIARKLYQLKGTKEEFAKQTGEMAEELLKQLDVCIAHYEEKVHPETKKILDNWSSIKEAYRQDELVTKVRDKEIRTQLYTTSLSGTRISKVALPKFEDWGEIVRWVMSENLPGYFPYTAGVFPFKRDGEDPKRQFAGEGTPERTNRRFHYLSKDDDAKRLSTAFDSVTLYGEDPDYRPDIYGKIGTSGVSICTLDDMKKLYDGFDLCHPSTSVSMTINGPAPIILAMYMNTAVEQQVKLFVEANGHEPSADEMVKIKADTLRNVRGTVQADILKEDQGQNTCIFSTEFALKMMGDIQEYFIQNYVRNYYSVSISGYHIAEAGANPISQLAFTLANGFTYVEYYLSRGMNIDDFAPNLSFFFSNGLDPEYSVLGRVARRIWSTVIKNKYGGNERSQKLKYHIQTSGRSLHAQEMDFNDIRTTLQALMAIYDNCNSLHTNAYDEAITTPTENSVRRAMAIQMIITKELGLAKNENSLQGSFILEELTDLLEEAVLTEFQRISDRGGVLGAMETQYQRSKIQEESLYYETLKHNGDLPIIGVNTFLNPNSTEEDYEIELARSTEEEKQQQITNLRAFQERHKDAASTALARLKEVAYSNGNIFAELMETVKVASLGQITGALYEVGGQYRRNM; encoded by the coding sequence ATGGAAACGACCATTTACCGTCCGAAACACAACGTTCGTTTTGTAACCGCTGCCAGTTTGTTTGATGGACACGACGCTTCTATTAATATCATGCGTCGCATTCTGCAAGCAGGCGGTGTGGAAGTCATTCATCTCGGTCACAACCGTTCTGTAGAGGAAATTGTAAACGCTGCAATTCAAGAAGATGCACAGGGGATTGCGATTAGCTCGTATCAGGGCGGGCACGTAGAGTACTTTAAGTACATTGTTGATTTACTGAAAGAAAAGAATGCTTCTCATATTAAAGTGTTCGGTGGCGGTGGTGGCGTTATCGTTCCTGCTGAAATTCGTGAATTACATGAATATGGTGTTGCACATATCTTCTCACCGGATGACGGGCGTACACTGGGGCTTCAAGGGATGATCAACTCTATGATTGAGCAGACGGATTATCCGACGCCAAAAGAAGTTGAAGAAGAGATCGAAAATTTGAAAAACAAAAGCTGGAACGCTATCGGCCGCCTGATCACACTGGCAGAGGAAAATGTGGAGCGGAAGGATAAAGAGGTAGCGGCTACGCTTGAGAAAGTGCAAGAAATGACGGCAACTGTGCCGGTTCTTGGAATTACAGGTACAGGCGGTGCGGGTAAGAGCTCGCTTACGGATGAACTCGTTCGCCGTTATATTGAGCAGTTCCCGGATAAAACAATTGCGATTCTTTCGGTTGATCCGTCCAAGCAAAAAACGGGTGGGGCACTGCTTGGCGACCGGATTCGCATGAATGCCATTAACTCACCGCGTGTATACATGCGTTCCCTTGCAACCCGTAACTCGCACAGTGAGCTGAGCCAGGCTATTGATGACGCGATTAATATCGTAAAAGCGGCGGGTTATGACTTTATTATCGTAGAAACATCCGGTATCGGCCAGGGCGATGCGAATATCACAAAAGTTTGCGACCTGGCGATGTATGTGATGACAAGTGAATTCGGTGCGCCGACGCAGCTTGAGAAAATTGACATGATTGATTATGCCAATGTTATTGCGATCAACAAGTTTGAGCGACGCGGTTCAGAAGATGCGCAGCGCGATGTGAAAAAGCAGTGGAAGCGCAGCCGCAATTTGTTCGAGATGAATGACGATGATGTACCGGTATATGGCACGATTGCGAGCCAGTTCAACGATCCGGGCACCAATGTGCTGTTTGTGAATCTGATGCGAATTGTGGGCGAGAAAACCGCAACAGAATGGCCGACAACCATTAATATTTCTGGTGATCAGAAATCGAAGAAGAACTATATCATTCCGTCTGACCGTATTCATTATCTGGCGGAAATTGCAAATACAACACGTGATTATAAGAAGTTCACCGAACAACAGGTGCAGATTGCCCGCAAGCTGTATCAGTTGAAAGGAACAAAAGAAGAATTTGCGAAGCAGACGGGTGAGATGGCAGAAGAACTGCTTAAGCAGCTCGATGTATGCATTGCGCACTATGAAGAGAAGGTTCATCCGGAAACGAAAAAAATTCTGGATAACTGGAGTAGCATTAAAGAAGCGTACCGGCAGGATGAACTGGTTACGAAAGTTCGTGATAAAGAAATCCGAACACAGCTGTACACCACATCGCTGTCCGGCACGCGTATTTCAAAAGTGGCACTGCCGAAGTTCGAAGACTGGGGTGAAATTGTTCGCTGGGTCATGAGCGAGAATCTACCAGGCTACTTCCCATACACCGCAGGCGTATTCCCGTTCAAGCGTGACGGGGAGGACCCGAAGCGCCAGTTTGCGGGCGAAGGTACGCCGGAGCGTACGAACCGTCGCTTCCACTATTTATCTAAAGACGATGACGCCAAGCGTTTGAGTACAGCATTTGATAGTGTAACGCTATATGGTGAAGACCCGGACTACCGCCCGGACATCTACGGAAAAATCGGTACGAGCGGCGTGAGCATCTGCACACTGGACGATATGAAGAAGCTGTATGACGGCTTCGACCTGTGCCATCCATCTACCTCTGTATCCATGACGATCAATGGACCGGCTCCGATCATTCTGGCGATGTACATGAATACGGCAGTCGAACAGCAAGTAAAACTGTTCGTAGAAGCGAACGGCCACGAGCCGAGCGCGGACGAAATGGTAAAAATTAAGGCAGATACACTGCGCAACGTACGCGGTACGGTGCAGGCTGATATTTTGAAAGAAGACCAGGGTCAGAATACGTGCATCTTCTCGACGGAATTCGCGCTGAAGATGATGGGTGACATTCAGGAATACTTCATTCAAAACTATGTCCGCAACTACTACTCGGTTAGTATTTCTGGCTATCATATCGCGGAAGCTGGCGCAAATCCGATTTCCCAGCTGGCGTTCACGCTCGCAAACGGATTCACGTATGTCGAGTACTACTTGAGCCGTGGTATGAACATTGATGATTTCGCGCCAAATCTGTCGTTCTTCTTTAGCAATGGCCTTGATCCGGAATATTCTGTGCTCGGTCGTGTAGCACGCCGTATCTGGTCAACGGTGATTAAGAACAAATACGGTGGCAACGAGCGCAGCCAGAAGCTGAAATATCATATCCAGACGTCCGGGCGCTCTCTGCACGCGCAGGAAATGGATTTCAATGACATTCGTACGACATTACAGGCGCTCATGGCGATTTATGACAACTGCAATTCGCTTCATACGAACGCATATGACGAGGCGATTACAACACCAACGGAGAATTCGGTGCGTCGCGCGATGGCGATTCAGATGATTATCACCAAAGAGCTTGGTCTGGCGAAGAATGAAAACTCGCTACAGGGCTCGTTTATTCTTGAGGAGTTGACCGATCTTTTAGAAGAAGCTGTTCTGACCGAATTCCAGCGTATTAGCGATCGCGGTGGCGTGCTTGGCGCGATGGAAACACAGTATCAGCGCAGCAAGATTCAAGAGGAGTCTCTTTACTATGAGACACTCAAGCACAACGGGGATCTGCCAATCATCGGTGTAAATACGTTCCTGAATCCGAATTCAACAGAAGAAGATTACGAGATCGAGTTGGCGCGTTCGACAGAAGAAGAAAAGCAGCAGCAAATCACTAACCTGCGTGCCTTCCAGGAGAGACATAAAGATGCCGCTTCAACAGCGCTTGCTCGCCTGAAAGAAGTAGCGTACAGCAATGGCAATATTTTTGCCGAGCTGATGGAGACTGTGAAGGTAGCGAGTCTGGGACAGATTACAGGTGCGCTTTACGAAGTAGGCGGCCAATACCGACGTAACATGTAA
- the rho gene encoding transcription termination factor Rho, with product MNLAQLEEKKLTDLYKLAKEFQIPYYGTMKKRELIFAILHAQAERQGHMFMEGVLETHSDGFGFLRPVNYLPSAEDIYISASQIRRFDLRTGDKVSGKVRPPKENERYFGLLHVEAVNGEPPETSPERPHFPALTALYPQRNMVLETSPDRVSTRVIDLISPVGFGQRGLIVAPPKAGKTMLLKEIANSIATNHPHVELIVLLIDERPEEVTDMQRSVKGEVVSSTFDELPENHIKVAELVLERAMRLVEHKKDVVILLDSITRLARAYNVTVPASGRTLSGGIDPAAFHRPKRFFGAARNVEEGGSLTILATALIETGSRMDDVIYEEFKGTGNMELHLDRKLAERRVYPAIDIRRSGTRREELLFTKDNLEKVWALRKSIHDNNEFTEAFIKRLNDSKTNQEFLDAIPLEAAKKTVTRTR from the coding sequence ATGAATTTAGCGCAACTGGAAGAAAAGAAATTGACCGACTTGTATAAGCTTGCAAAAGAATTTCAGATTCCGTATTACGGAACGATGAAAAAACGCGAGCTTATCTTTGCCATCCTGCACGCACAGGCGGAGCGTCAAGGACACATGTTTATGGAAGGGGTGCTGGAGACGCATTCGGATGGATTTGGTTTTCTCCGTCCGGTGAACTATCTCCCAAGTGCGGAAGATATCTACATCTCGGCATCCCAGATTCGCCGCTTTGACCTTCGTACCGGAGATAAAGTATCCGGTAAGGTACGTCCACCGAAAGAAAATGAGCGTTATTTTGGCTTGTTACATGTAGAGGCCGTTAACGGTGAACCACCGGAAACATCACCGGAGCGCCCGCATTTTCCGGCGCTGACGGCGCTGTATCCGCAGCGGAATATGGTGCTTGAAACGTCGCCGGATCGTGTGTCGACCCGTGTGATTGATTTGATCTCTCCTGTCGGTTTTGGCCAGCGTGGCCTGATCGTGGCTCCGCCAAAAGCGGGGAAAACCATGTTACTGAAAGAAATTGCGAATAGCATTGCCACAAACCATCCTCATGTCGAGTTGATTGTGTTGTTAATTGACGAGCGCCCTGAGGAAGTAACGGATATGCAGCGATCGGTCAAAGGCGAAGTCGTCAGCTCTACCTTTGATGAACTCCCGGAGAACCACATTAAAGTAGCGGAACTTGTACTTGAGCGTGCGATGCGCCTCGTTGAGCATAAAAAGGATGTCGTCATCCTGCTTGACAGCATTACACGCTTGGCACGTGCGTACAATGTGACCGTGCCTGCAAGCGGTCGTACGCTCTCAGGCGGTATCGATCCAGCTGCCTTCCACCGCCCGAAACGCTTTTTTGGTGCTGCTCGTAACGTGGAAGAGGGTGGAAGCCTGACCATTCTGGCCACAGCTTTGATTGAAACGGGCTCACGGATGGATGATGTCATCTATGAGGAATTCAAAGGAACGGGTAACATGGAGCTTCATCTCGACCGTAAGCTGGCGGAACGCCGCGTGTATCCTGCGATTGACATTCGTCGTTCCGGCACACGCCGGGAAGAACTCCTGTTTACGAAAGACAATCTGGAGAAAGTCTGGGCGTTGCGTAAATCGATTCATGATAACAATGAATTCACAGAAGCGTTCATTAAGCGCTTGAATGATAGTAAGACGAATCAGGAATTCCTTGATGCGATTCCGCTGGAAGCGGCAAAAAAGACCGTAACGCGAACGCGGTAA
- a CDS encoding response regulator, producing the protein MENKKVLIVDDQYGIRVLLFEVFGKEGYRTFQAANGKQALEIVVNEAPDLVILDMKIPGMDGLEILKEIKKIAPDTKVIMMTAYGELDMIKEATQLGALTHFTKPFDIDELRAAVNNQLAC; encoded by the coding sequence GTGGAAAATAAAAAAGTGCTGATTGTGGATGATCAGTATGGAATTCGCGTGTTGCTGTTTGAGGTATTCGGCAAAGAAGGCTACCGGACATTTCAAGCCGCAAACGGGAAGCAAGCGCTCGAGATCGTTGTGAATGAAGCACCGGACCTGGTCATTCTTGATATGAAAATACCTGGCATGGATGGCTTAGAAATTCTAAAAGAAATTAAAAAAATCGCCCCGGATACAAAAGTCATCATGATGACAGCGTATGGCGAGTTAGATATGATTAAAGAGGCTACTCAATTGGGTGCGCTTACACACTTTACGAAGCCGTTTGATATTGACGAGCTGCGAGCTGCGGTGAATAACCAACTCGCATGCTAA
- a CDS encoding UDP-N-acetylglucosamine 1-carboxyvinyltransferase, producing the protein MEKLFIRGGHKLRGRVQISGAKNSAVALIPAAILAASEVVLDNVPDISDVQIYTEILEDLGATVVRDNDMLRIDSSKMVAKPMPNGKIKELRASYYLMGAMLGRFGEATIGMPGGCNLGPRPIDQHIKGFEALGTVLSHERGSLHLEGKNMVGTRVYLDVVSVGATINIMLAACRAKGRTVIENAAKEPEIIDVATLLNAMGASIKGAGTDVIRIDGRQELHSCRHSIIPDRIEAGTYMIAAAATGGDVVIDNIIPRHLESLTAKLREMNVEIEEEDDAIRVRGGGDYVGIDIKTLPYPGFPTDLQQPITALLTAARGASIVTDNIYQARFKHVDHLLNMGAKIKVEGRSAVIEGPTSLYGARVTATDLRAGAALVIAGLMTEDVTEISGLTHIDRGYSNLEEKLRSLGAEMWREQHIQSAQ; encoded by the coding sequence GTGGAGAAGCTGTTCATTCGAGGCGGGCATAAGCTTCGAGGGCGTGTGCAGATCAGTGGAGCGAAAAACAGCGCCGTTGCGCTCATTCCTGCCGCTATTCTCGCTGCTTCCGAAGTTGTGCTAGATAACGTGCCGGACATTAGTGACGTACAGATTTATACGGAGATTTTGGAAGATTTGGGCGCGACAGTAGTCCGTGATAACGACATGCTGCGCATTGATTCTTCCAAAATGGTGGCGAAACCAATGCCGAATGGCAAGATCAAAGAGCTGCGTGCTTCTTACTACTTGATGGGTGCGATGCTTGGCCGATTCGGCGAGGCGACAATCGGAATGCCGGGCGGATGTAATCTGGGCCCACGCCCGATTGACCAGCATATCAAAGGGTTTGAAGCACTCGGAACCGTATTGTCTCATGAGCGCGGGTCCCTGCACCTTGAAGGGAAGAACATGGTCGGAACACGTGTCTATCTCGATGTTGTCAGTGTAGGGGCTACGATCAATATCATGCTGGCTGCCTGCCGGGCAAAAGGGCGTACCGTCATTGAGAATGCGGCGAAAGAACCGGAGATTATCGATGTGGCCACACTGCTGAATGCTATGGGAGCAAGTATCAAAGGTGCTGGCACAGATGTGATCCGGATTGATGGGCGCCAGGAGCTACACAGTTGCCGACATTCGATTATCCCGGACCGAATCGAAGCAGGCACATACATGATCGCGGCGGCTGCGACGGGAGGCGATGTCGTAATCGACAATATCATTCCTCGTCATCTCGAATCTCTCACAGCCAAATTGCGAGAGATGAACGTAGAGATCGAAGAAGAAGACGATGCGATTCGTGTGCGGGGCGGCGGTGATTATGTAGGGATTGATATCAAAACCCTTCCGTATCCAGGGTTTCCAACCGATCTTCAGCAGCCGATTACCGCTTTGCTTACGGCAGCCCGTGGGGCAAGCATTGTTACCGATAATATTTATCAAGCCCGCTTTAAGCATGTTGATCACCTTCTCAACATGGGGGCCAAAATTAAAGTGGAAGGGCGCTCGGCTGTGATTGAGGGGCCGACTTCCCTGTATGGGGCACGTGTAACGGCGACCGACTTGCGTGCGGGTGCCGCTCTTGTAATCGCAGGATTGATGACGGAAGACGTAACGGAAATCAGCGGTCTGACTCATATTGATCGTGGGTACTCTAATCTGGAAGAGAAATTAAGAAGTCTTGGAGCCGAGATGTGGCGCGAGCAGCATATACAAAGTGCGCAATAA